The Montipora capricornis isolate CH-2021 chromosome 3, ASM3666992v2, whole genome shotgun sequence genome window below encodes:
- the LOC138041577 gene encoding WD repeat-containing protein 54-like, whose product MFTRSTSVALKASASSLCNNLTVLSSQEKQSVTYGVLHKAFVCITNVTKGSVVNQKQVSCKGEGTHSSSALLQAKWCELPERTVLVITSVKGAQREPADPSTILFHPSSMLMVAPNK is encoded by the exons ATGTTCACAAGGAGTACGTCTGTAGCTCTCAAAGCTAGTGCTTCCTCGCTCTGCAATAATCTCACTGTTTTGTCGTCGCAGGAAAAGCAATCGGTTACCTATGGTGTCCTTCACAAGGCGTTTGTTTGCATTACCAACGTAACGAAGGGAAGCGTTGTTAACCAGAAACAAGTTTCTTGTAAAGGAGAGGGAACACATAGCAGTTCTGCTTTGCTACAG GCAAAATGGTGCGAGCTACCGGAGAGAACAGTTTTGGTGATAACCTCAGTAAAAGGGGCTCAG AGAGAACCTGCAGATCCTTCAACAATTCTTTTTCATCCTTCGTCCATGCTGATGGTGGCACCAAACAAATAA